The following proteins are co-located in the Fusobacterium perfoetens genome:
- a CDS encoding pyridoxal phosphate-dependent aminotransferase gives MNISKRASNIKVSPVRKLIPYQEEAIKRGKKVYHLNIGQPDLPTPPEFTEFIVNSGEKTLSYAHSKGNLGLRLAMSKFYKENFDLDFNEEEILITAGGSEALLFVLTTIFDVDDEILLSEPYYANYNSFFEMLQIKVNAFSAKSEDGFHLPPKEEIIAKITPKTKAILLTHPGNPTGTVYTEEELKIIGDIAKEYNLYVISDEVYRLLSYDNKIATSMGSFPEYRENTIIIESISKTYSACGARIGAIVSKNKEFISQVYKLCQARLSVSTLDMIGAEGLYNTLKKDYFDGNRAIYEKRRDVIYEGLLKIDGVKVTKPEGAFYVMVTLPVDDSEKFAIWMLEYFDYEGETVMLTPAQGFYKTPDAGKQQVRISYCIEEEKIRKSLKILEEGLKKYNSK, from the coding sequence ATGAATATTTCTAAAAGAGCTAGTAATATAAAAGTTTCTCCTGTTAGAAAATTAATACCATATCAAGAAGAAGCTATCAAAAGAGGAAAAAAAGTTTATCATTTAAATATAGGTCAACCAGATTTACCAACACCACCAGAATTTACAGAATTTATTGTAAACTCTGGTGAAAAAACTTTATCTTATGCTCATTCAAAAGGAAATCTTGGACTTCGTCTAGCAATGAGCAAATTTTACAAAGAAAATTTTGATTTAGATTTCAATGAAGAAGAAATTCTTATCACAGCTGGAGGTAGTGAAGCTTTACTTTTTGTTCTTACTACAATATTTGATGTAGATGATGAAATTTTACTTTCAGAACCATATTATGCAAACTACAACAGTTTCTTTGAAATGTTACAAATAAAAGTAAATGCTTTCTCAGCAAAATCTGAAGATGGGTTCCATCTTCCACCAAAAGAAGAAATAATAGCAAAAATAACTCCAAAAACAAAAGCTATTCTTCTTACTCACCCAGGAAATCCTACAGGAACTGTTTATACTGAAGAAGAATTAAAAATTATTGGAGATATTGCAAAAGAATATAATCTTTATGTAATCAGTGATGAAGTTTATAGACTTTTATCTTATGATAACAAAATTGCTACTAGTATGGGTTCTTTCCCAGAATATAGAGAAAATACTATCATAATAGAATCTATTTCAAAAACTTATTCAGCTTGTGGAGCAAGAATTGGTGCAATAGTTAGTAAAAATAAAGAGTTTATATCTCAAGTTTATAAATTATGTCAAGCAAGACTTTCTGTATCTACTCTTGATATGATTGGAGCAGAGGGACTTTACAACACATTAAAAAAAGATTACTTTGATGGAAATAGAGCTATCTATGAAAAAAGAAGAGATGTTATTTACGAAGGACTTCTTAAAATAGATGGAGTGAAAGTTACAAAACCTGAGGGAGCGTTCTATGTTATGGTTACTCTTCCAGTTGATGACAGTGAAAAATTTGCAATTTGGATGCTAGAATATTTTGATTATGAGGGAGAAACTGTTATGCTTACTCCTGCTCAAGGTTTCTACAAAACTCCAGATGCAGGAAAACAACAAGTTAGAATTTCTTACTGTATAGAAGAGGAAAAAATAAGAAAATCTCTTAAAATCTTAGAAGAGGGATTAAAAAAATATAATTCTAAATAA
- a CDS encoding glycosyltransferase family 9 protein — protein sequence MKILVIKLSTLEESILAVPLLNSLRKTFKDSEIDLATYEENICILENKKIVDNILGINKRERNGKFNYFLKSMRILKKKYDIIIELPSDKKSSILDMFSFGAKYKIKKDDGKFFNGSGYLVKEIEHYDEVEKNLEYLKPLEKIDGVKVIYDKEIALQVSQDEKKDIRERMKNNEGVDFSSPIFASSLFLDSENDFFPVEEMKKLIEKLAMEKLNIVFYYEKGNKRKTAKFIKELKNNKNVYMFEIENLKDYKGFFANCSFFFGTETKERYIAQGVGVPSFIIFEDQEKWISNYGEKFQGIVSNKIKKEYFGVMKPRVFGEINCENIYINIERMLRENKVIG from the coding sequence ATGAAAATTTTAGTTATAAAATTATCAACTCTTGAAGAAAGTATTTTAGCTGTTCCTTTATTAAATTCTTTGAGAAAAACTTTCAAAGATAGTGAGATAGATTTAGCTACTTATGAAGAAAATATTTGCATATTAGAAAATAAAAAGATTGTAGATAATATTTTGGGTATAAATAAAAGAGAAAGAAATGGTAAATTTAATTATTTTCTAAAAAGTATGAGAATATTAAAAAAGAAATATGATATAATAATCGAACTTCCATCAGATAAAAAAAGTAGCATTTTGGATATGTTTTCCTTTGGTGCTAAATATAAGATAAAAAAAGATGATGGGAAATTTTTTAATGGAAGTGGATATTTAGTTAAAGAGATAGAACATTATGATGAGGTTGAAAAAAATCTTGAATATTTAAAACCTCTTGAAAAAATAGATGGTGTAAAAGTTATTTATGATAAAGAGATAGCTTTACAAGTATCTCAAGATGAGAAAAAAGATATAAGAGAGAGAATGAAAAATAATGAGGGAGTGGATTTTTCTAGTCCTATTTTTGCTAGTTCTCTTTTTTTAGACTCTGAAAATGATTTTTTCCCAGTGGAAGAGATGAAAAAACTAATAGAGAAACTAGCAATGGAAAAATTAAATATAGTTTTCTATTATGAAAAGGGAAATAAAAGAAAAACTGCAAAATTTATTAAAGAGTTAAAAAATAATAAAAATGTATATATGTTTGAGATAGAAAATTTGAAAGATTATAAAGGATTTTTTGCAAATTGTAGCTTTTTCTTTGGAACAGAAACAAAAGAAAGATATATAGCTCAAGGAGTGGGAGTTCCTAGTTTTATTATTTTTGAAGACCAAGAGAAATGGATCTCTAATTATGGAGAAAAATTTCAAGGAATTGTAAGTAATAAAATAAAAAAAGAGTATTTTGGGGTTATGAAACCAAGAGTATTTGGAGAGATAAACTGTGAGAATATATATATAAATATAGAGAGAATGTTAAGAGAAAATAAAGTGATTGGATAA
- a CDS encoding ABC transporter permease gives MFLIKKIFTSIITLFLVSIISFTVLNVIPGDPILSKLGVDATKEQVIALKKEYGLDKPKHIAYIEWTRDALRGDMGESIKYSTPVNDLIAKRMGVTLNLAGKAMVITILFGFPLGLLSAMRNKKRGDGFLSIFNMIGISIPSFWIGLLLLMIFGIYLKVPIKTVTNILPAVTLAVSQISITSIYLKNIILEELNKDYVKAAIARGRGKNEVIITDVLRNILFPMLTIVSGLFVKILAGSVIVESLFNIPGLGSLMVLGVENRDYPVVQALVLYSAIIVIVTNLFTDLLYSYVDPRVKIS, from the coding sequence GTGTTTTTAATAAAGAAAATTTTTACCTCAATAATAACACTTTTTCTAGTATCTATAATAAGTTTTACAGTATTAAATGTAATTCCGGGAGATCCTATTTTATCAAAATTAGGTGTAGATGCTACAAAAGAACAGGTAATAGCATTAAAAAAAGAATATGGACTTGATAAACCAAAACATATAGCATATATTGAGTGGACAAGAGATGCTCTTCGTGGAGATATGGGAGAATCAATAAAATATTCAACACCTGTAAATGATTTAATAGCAAAAAGAATGGGAGTAACTTTAAATCTTGCAGGAAAAGCGATGGTTATTACTATTTTGTTTGGATTTCCTTTGGGACTTTTATCAGCAATGAGAAATAAAAAAAGAGGAGACGGATTCCTATCAATATTTAATATGATAGGGATCTCTATCCCATCATTTTGGATAGGACTTCTTCTTTTGATGATATTTGGAATTTATTTGAAAGTTCCTATAAAAACTGTTACAAATATTTTACCAGCTGTGACACTTGCTGTATCACAAATTTCTATAACTTCAATTTATCTAAAAAATATAATTCTTGAGGAGCTTAACAAAGATTATGTAAAAGCTGCCATTGCAAGAGGAAGAGGGAAAAATGAAGTTATAATAACTGATGTGTTGAGAAATATTTTATTTCCAATGCTTACAATAGTCTCTGGACTTTTTGTAAAAATATTAGCTGGAAGTGTAATAGTGGAGAGTCTTTTTAATATTCCGGGACTTGGAAGTCTTATGGTTTTAGGAGTAGAGAATAGGGATTATCCAGTGGTTCAAGCTTTGGTACTTTATAGTGCTATTATAGTTATAGTTACAAATTTATTTACAGATTTACTTTATTCTTATGTAGACCCTAGAGTAAAAATTTCTTAG
- a CDS encoding YczE/YyaS/YitT family protein has translation MNKKTEELKRYLKLYIGLFMCALGCIMILKADLGLSPWDVLHQGISKTTGITIGQASIGLGITIVLLDIFLGQPIGLGTVLNFLSIGLFMDLILYLDFIPVKESYLYRGILLMTGIFFYAYGTFFYMIQGMGCGPRDGFMQIITKKTKYPVGIIKNIIELSALGSGWLLGGKVGVGTVVTAISMGIFLQIFFKVYKMDIKTLKHRNIKEEVFHLKEVFG, from the coding sequence ATGAATAAAAAAACAGAAGAATTAAAAAGATATTTAAAATTATATATTGGACTTTTTATGTGTGCTTTAGGTTGTATAATGATTTTAAAAGCAGATTTGGGACTTTCTCCTTGGGACGTTTTACATCAAGGGATTTCTAAAACAACAGGAATTACAATTGGTCAAGCAAGTATAGGACTTGGAATAACAATAGTTTTGCTTGATATTTTTCTTGGACAACCAATTGGTCTTGGAACTGTATTAAATTTTTTGAGCATAGGACTTTTTATGGACTTGATATTGTATTTAGATTTTATTCCAGTAAAAGAATCTTATCTATACAGAGGAATTTTACTAATGACAGGAATATTTTTCTATGCTTATGGAACTTTTTTCTATATGATTCAAGGTATGGGCTGTGGTCCAAGAGATGGATTTATGCAAATTATAACTAAAAAGACAAAATATCCAGTTGGAATTATAAAAAATATAATAGAACTTTCAGCTCTTGGAAGTGGTTGGCTTTTAGGAGGAAAAGTTGGAGTTGGCACTGTTGTTACTGCTATAAGTATGGGAATATTTTTACAAATATTTTTTAAGGTTTATAAGATGGATATAAAAACTCTGAAACATAGAAATATAAAAGAGGAAGTTTTTCATCTAAAAGAAGTATTTGGATAA
- a CDS encoding ABC transporter ATP-binding protein, producing the protein MLLEIKNLNKYYGEKHILKNISFSIEEGEVYGLVGESGCGKSTTARVLTGLTPAQSGEIIFQGEKLNCKKISGFRDIQMVFQDPNSSLNPMKNIRWILEEPFKINKMKDKKNMEYQIKEMLEMANLSEDILSKYPYELSGGQKQRIAIILALLSDPKLLIADEAVSSLDLSGQASILNFFKKLQTELKVSYLFISHDLRVVYHMCDRIGIMRNGEIVEEGTPEEIYKNPKHDYTKALLRALPGSYEFEKELENI; encoded by the coding sequence ATGTTGCTAGAGATAAAAAATCTTAATAAATATTATGGAGAAAAACATATTTTAAAAAATATATCTTTTTCCATTGAAGAGGGAGAAGTTTACGGATTGGTTGGAGAATCTGGTTGTGGAAAATCTACAACAGCAAGAGTTTTAACTGGTCTTACACCAGCTCAAAGTGGAGAGATAATATTTCAAGGGGAAAAATTAAATTGTAAAAAAATCAGTGGTTTTAGAGATATACAAATGGTGTTTCAAGACCCAAATTCATCACTAAATCCTATGAAAAATATTCGTTGGATATTAGAAGAACCTTTTAAAATAAATAAAATGAAAGATAAAAAAAATATGGAATATCAAATTAAAGAGATGCTTGAAATGGCTAATCTTAGTGAGGATATATTATCAAAATATCCTTATGAACTAAGTGGAGGACAAAAACAAAGAATTGCTATTATATTAGCACTTCTTTCTGACCCAAAACTTTTAATAGCCGATGAGGCAGTTTCGTCTTTGGATTTGTCTGGTCAAGCAAGTATTCTTAATTTTTTTAAAAAACTTCAAACAGAACTTAAGGTTTCTTATCTTTTTATATCTCATGATTTGAGAGTTGTTTATCATATGTGTGATAGAATAGGAATAATGAGAAATGGTGAGATTGTAGAAGAGGGAACTCCAGAAGAAATTTATAAAAATCCAAAACATGATTATACAAAAGCACTTTTAAGAGCATTGCCAGGCTCTTATGAGTTTGAAAAAGAGTTAGAAAATATATAA
- a CDS encoding ABC transporter ATP-binding protein has product MLEKNIIQKDNIKMKLLEVKNLNISVDYKEQLLSLVENLNFYVKEGEIFGIVGESGCGKSISSKSIIRILEDRFHPTGTVLFQGKNLLELSEKEMMGIRGNKISLVFQDALSALNPLKRIGKQVEEILKIHKKSMSADERKSKVIEILTECDIYNPEEAYNKFPHELSGGQRQRVMIAMAVICEPSLIICDESTTALDLRTQLRVIKLLKKLNKDKKMAIIFVSHDIALIESICDRVMVMYGGRSVEILEGSLKNAKHPYTRALYSMLFSMEDKNRMLPYVPGTVISPLVRKREKCYFGDRCKYYNNCRENDLVEISENHFVACEKVIKDVARDKKS; this is encoded by the coding sequence ATGCTAGAGAAAAATATAATTCAAAAGGATAATATAAAAATGAAATTATTAGAAGTAAAAAACTTAAATATATCAGTTGATTATAAAGAACAACTTTTATCATTAGTTGAAAATCTAAATTTTTATGTAAAAGAGGGAGAGATATTTGGAATAGTTGGAGAATCTGGTTGTGGAAAAAGTATATCTTCAAAAAGTATAATAAGAATTTTGGAAGATAGATTTCACCCAACAGGTACAGTTTTATTTCAAGGAAAAAATCTTTTAGAACTTTCTGAAAAAGAAATGATGGGGATAAGAGGAAATAAAATTAGTCTTGTGTTTCAAGATGCTCTAAGTGCTTTAAATCCTCTTAAAAGAATAGGAAAACAAGTAGAGGAGATTTTAAAAATCCATAAAAAGTCTATGTCAGCTGATGAAAGAAAATCAAAAGTTATAGAGATTTTAACAGAGTGTGATATTTATAATCCAGAAGAAGCTTATAATAAATTTCCTCATGAACTTTCAGGAGGGCAAAGACAAAGAGTTATGATAGCTATGGCTGTTATATGTGAGCCATCTCTTATAATTTGTGATGAATCTACAACAGCTCTAGATCTTAGAACTCAACTTAGAGTTATAAAACTTTTGAAAAAATTAAATAAAGATAAAAAAATGGCGATAATTTTTGTTTCTCATGATATAGCTTTAATAGAATCTATCTGTGACAGAGTTATGGTTATGTATGGTGGAAGAAGTGTGGAAATATTAGAGGGAAGTTTAAAAAATGCAAAGCACCCTTATACAAGAGCTTTATATAGTATGCTTTTTAGTATGGAGGATAAAAATAGAATGCTTCCATATGTTCCCGGTACTGTAATATCTCCACTTGTGAGAAAAAGAGAAAAATGTTATTTCGGTGACAGATGTAAATATTATAATAATTGTCGTGAAAATGATTTGGTGGAAATATCAGAAAATCATTTTGTAGCTTGTGAAAAGGTGATAAAAGATGTTGCTAGAGATAAAAAATCTTAA
- a CDS encoding AAA family ATPase translates to MLKKIPIGIDDFKKIRTNDYFYIDKTKFIEEILNDGAEVKLFTRPRRFGKTLNMSMLKYFSDVRESDENRKLFDNLYIKNSSVFSEQGKYPVIFISMKEIKGTTWEEMQKSIRRTFSNLYEEYKYLRESLDERNKRKFEKIWFDEIDGSYDDALNFLSKILEEYYKEKVVVLIDEYDAPLTMAYEYNFYDRASVFFKEIYGSVLKTNLSLKMGVLTGAIRVAQAGIFSDLNNLKINTILSETYDECFGLTEKEVEKVLKEFDLDYKMDEVKSWYDGYKFGNVEIYNPWSILNYTDEKKLKAYWINTSGNVLIKDLLVRSDKTTFDNLEKLLNGEEKMVFINESIAIGHTLSPNNLWELMLFSGYLTIKEKISENTYLVKIPNKEIQSFFKILFVDIIFNGVNNSITSMKEALHSKNISYIMTILENVVINAMSFYDVSKKYENPYQTLLAGFLYGLDDFYEMKSNIETGYGRADIILKPRNKNWAGYIFELKRARTTDIKKEAEKALNQIENKKYDALLKTEGIKEIIKIGLVFDGKKVEFKYYKD, encoded by the coding sequence ATGTTAAAAAAAATACCAATAGGGATAGATGATTTTAAAAAAATAAGAACAAATGATTATTTTTATATAGATAAAACAAAATTTATAGAAGAAATTCTTAATGATGGAGCTGAGGTAAAACTTTTTACTCGTCCAAGACGTTTTGGAAAAACTCTTAATATGTCAATGCTTAAATATTTTTCTGATGTAAGAGAGAGTGATGAAAATAGAAAGTTATTTGATAATCTATATATAAAAAATTCTTCTGTATTTTCCGAACAAGGAAAATATCCAGTTATTTTTATTTCAATGAAAGAGATAAAAGGAACTACTTGGGAAGAAATGCAAAAAAGCATAAGAAGAACTTTCTCAAACTTATATGAAGAATATAAATATTTGAGAGAAAGTTTGGATGAAAGAAATAAAAGAAAATTTGAAAAAATTTGGTTTGATGAGATAGATGGAAGTTATGATGATGCGTTAAATTTTTTAAGTAAAATTTTGGAAGAATATTATAAAGAAAAAGTTGTAGTTCTTATAGATGAATATGATGCTCCTCTTACTATGGCTTATGAATATAATTTTTATGACAGAGCTTCTGTATTTTTTAAAGAAATATACGGATCTGTTTTAAAAACTAATTTAAGTCTTAAAATGGGAGTTCTTACAGGAGCCATAAGAGTAGCACAGGCTGGTATTTTCTCTGACTTAAACAACTTAAAAATAAATACAATTTTAAGTGAGACTTATGACGAATGTTTTGGATTAACAGAAAAAGAAGTAGAAAAAGTTTTAAAAGAATTTGATTTAGACTATAAAATGGATGAGGTAAAATCTTGGTATGATGGTTATAAGTTTGGAAATGTAGAGATTTATAATCCTTGGAGTATTTTAAACTACACTGATGAGAAAAAATTAAAAGCGTATTGGATAAACACTTCAGGAAATGTATTGATAAAAGATTTATTAGTTCGTTCAGATAAAACAACATTTGATAATTTAGAAAAATTGTTAAATGGCGAAGAAAAAATGGTTTTTATAAATGAAAGTATAGCTATTGGTCATACTCTTTCTCCCAACAATTTATGGGAATTAATGTTATTTTCAGGATATTTGACTATAAAAGAAAAAATAAGCGAAAATACATATTTAGTAAAAATACCAAATAAAGAAATACAATCATTTTTTAAAATATTATTTGTAGATATTATTTTTAATGGAGTAAATAATAGTATCACTTCTATGAAAGAGGCATTACATAGCAAAAATATATCGTATATAATGACTATCTTAGAAAATGTAGTCATAAATGCAATGAGTTTTTATGATGTAAGTAAAAAATATGAAAATCCATATCAAACACTTTTAGCAGGATTTTTATATGGCTTAGATGATTTTTATGAAATGAAATCAAATATTGAAACAGGGTATGGTAGAGCAGATATAATTTTGAAACCAAGAAATAAAAATTGGGCTGGGTATATATTTGAATTAAAGAGAGCTAGGACAACGGATATAAAAAAAGAGGCAGAAAAAGCTCTTAATCAGATAGAAAATAAAAAATATGATGCTTTGTTAAAAACTGAAGGAATAAAAGAGATAATAAAAATAGGTTTAGTTTTTGATGGGAAAAAAGTGGAATTTAAATACTATAAAGATTAG
- a CDS encoding polyphenol oxidase family protein, with the protein MQEFFYEGVDGFITQRKDVILITKHADCLPIYFYDTVNKVIGICHSGWKGSFQEIGIKVIKKMNKNYGSLKENILIGIGIGISMEKYEVGDEFYENFKSNFSKDLLDCSFSKIDEKWHFDNVRFNLENFKKYGISPKNIIVSDECTFKNPRFSSFRRDKNLARNIGAIFLF; encoded by the coding sequence ATCCAAGAATTTTTTTATGAAGGTGTTGATGGATTTATAACTCAAAGAAAAGATGTAATACTTATAACAAAACACGCCGATTGTTTACCAATATATTTTTATGACACTGTAAATAAAGTTATTGGGATTTGTCATTCCGGTTGGAAAGGATCTTTTCAAGAGATTGGAATAAAAGTTATAAAAAAAATGAATAAAAATTATGGTTCTCTAAAAGAAAATATTTTAATAGGAATTGGTATCGGAATTTCAATGGAAAAATATGAAGTAGGAGATGAATTTTATGAAAATTTTAAATCAAACTTTTCGAAAGATTTACTAGATTGCTCATTTTCTAAAATAGATGAAAAATGGCATTTTGATAATGTAAGATTTAACCTTGAAAACTTTAAAAAATATGGAATCTCACCTAAAAATATTATAGTTTCAGATGAGTGTACTTTTAAAAATCCAAGATTTAGTTCATTTAGAAGAGATAAAAATTTAGCTAGAAATATTGGAGCTATATTCTTATTTTAG
- a CDS encoding DMT family transporter, translated as MFKSKLMNLSAMLIFGTIALFVRNINLTSPEIAVFRGVIGSIFLFGVILFSKEKTSFQAMKKNLPILTVSGLFVGGNWIFLFEAYKYTTVSIATLSYYCAPIFVTILAPAVLKEKITLKKFLCVCLAMVGMLCIVGANKNSSIGEYNHFLGITYGLAAAIFYAGVILLNKFIKGLGGVETTVSQLVLASLLLFPYVAFTTGFDFSKMTEISWVYLIFLGVIHTGFAYVLYFSSLKNLKSNTIAVLSYIDPITAVLISSLFLGEKMTIFQVIGGILILGSTFISETLDKKD; from the coding sequence ATGTTTAAAAGCAAATTGATGAATTTATCAGCAATGCTTATTTTTGGAACTATCGCTCTTTTTGTAAGAAATATTAATCTTACATCACCAGAGATAGCAGTTTTTAGAGGAGTTATTGGGAGTATATTTCTTTTTGGAGTGATACTTTTTTCTAAGGAAAAAACTTCATTTCAAGCAATGAAAAAAAATCTTCCTATTCTCACAGTTTCAGGATTATTTGTTGGAGGAAATTGGATATTTCTTTTTGAGGCATATAAATATACAACCGTTTCGATTGCTACTTTGAGTTATTATTGTGCTCCTATATTTGTGACAATTCTTGCTCCTGCTGTCTTAAAAGAAAAAATAACTTTAAAAAAATTTCTTTGTGTCTGCTTGGCAATGGTAGGAATGTTATGTATAGTTGGAGCTAATAAAAACAGTTCTATTGGAGAATACAATCATTTTTTAGGAATAACTTATGGACTTGCTGCTGCTATTTTCTATGCTGGAGTAATACTTCTAAATAAATTTATAAAAGGACTTGGAGGAGTTGAAACAACTGTAAGTCAACTTGTCCTTGCTTCACTTTTGCTTTTCCCATATGTAGCTTTTACAACTGGATTTGATTTTTCAAAAATGACTGAAATTTCTTGGGTATATTTAATATTCTTAGGAGTTATTCATACTGGATTTGCATATGTTTTATATTTCTCTTCATTAAAAAATTTAAAAAGTAATACAATCGCTGTTCTAAGTTATATTGACCCAATAACTGCCGTTCTTATCTCATCTCTATTTTTAGGAGAAAAGATGACAATATTCCAAGTTATTGGAGGAATTTTAATTTTAGGTTCAACATTTATAAGTGAAACTTTAGATAAAAAAGATTGA
- a CDS encoding AAA family ATPase, which produces MKIKKIEIKNNKILKDINIDFEKNGKIIDTIVVAGSNGSGKTTFLESIWNYFSDIAEHRRDILGKVDITFNDDFEKLKDLGIINSLKYISYFIENDRKKYQAILSSFEVLPKLIYIPTEINFSEVKTETTNFYKEYSFFNIVDFNMIKDIPSYIVSRIMYILGQNENLTMLEARKKITEEINGIFNILELDVKLKGISKDGKNMPIFENSQGEEFDINELSSGEKQLFLRTLSIKMLEPEDSIILIDEPELSLHPKWQQQIIKVYQNIGKNNQIILATHSPHILGSVPSENIIILSKNEENKIVPITGEELYSSYGQTSDRILEDIMGMKSARNIEVQNLLDDVRNLVSENRYETDEFKEKYNELENILGNSDSDLMLIDMEIKRRKRG; this is translated from the coding sequence GTGAAGATAAAAAAGATAGAGATAAAAAATAACAAAATTTTAAAAGATATAAATATAGATTTTGAAAAAAATGGGAAAATAATAGATACTATTGTTGTGGCAGGTTCTAATGGAAGTGGTAAAACTACTTTTTTAGAAAGTATTTGGAATTATTTTTCAGACATAGCGGAACATAGAAGAGATATTTTAGGAAAAGTAGATATAACTTTTAATGACGATTTTGAAAAATTAAAAGATTTAGGAATAATAAATAGTTTAAAATATATAAGTTATTTTATAGAAAATGATAGAAAAAAATATCAAGCAATTTTGTCTTCTTTCGAAGTTTTACCTAAATTAATATATATTCCAACAGAGATAAATTTTAGTGAAGTAAAAACTGAAACAACAAATTTCTATAAAGAATATAGCTTTTTTAATATAGTAGATTTCAATATGATAAAAGATATTCCTTCATATATAGTAAGTAGAATCATGTATATACTTGGTCAAAATGAAAATTTAACTATGTTAGAGGCTAGAAAAAAAATAACAGAGGAAATAAATGGCATCTTTAATATTCTTGAATTAGATGTAAAATTAAAAGGAATATCAAAAGACGGTAAAAATATGCCTATTTTTGAAAATTCTCAAGGAGAGGAGTTTGATATAAATGAGCTTTCGTCAGGAGAAAAGCAACTTTTCTTAAGGACTTTATCAATAAAAATGCTTGAGCCAGAAGATTCAATTATTTTGATAGATGAGCCAGAACTTTCTCTGCATCCAAAATGGCAACAACAAATTATAAAAGTTTATCAAAACATTGGAAAAAATAACCAAATAATATTGGCTACTCATTCTCCACATATTTTAGGAAGTGTTCCTAGTGAAAATATAATAATTCTTTCAAAAAATGAAGAAAATAAAATAGTTCCTATAACTGGAGAAGAATTATATAGTTCTTATGGACAGACTTCTGATAGAATTTTAGAAGATATAATGGGAATGAAAAGTGCAAGAAATATAGAAGTACAAAACTTATTAGATGATGTAAGAAATCTTGTAAGTGAAAATAGATATGAAACAGATGAGTTTAAAGAAAAATATAATGAGTTGGAAAATATATTAGGAAACTCAGATAGTGACTTGATGCTCATTGATATGGAAATCAAAAGAAGAAAGAGAGGTTAA
- a CDS encoding ABC transporter permease, with protein sequence MKKLAKIDKKLLFGISFFGVLVLAIILTKIFSPYGVTSIDVNNKFAEPSFSHLFGTDKFGRDIFTRVMEGGQIALLVGISSICIGLSVGSILGMYSGYSGGYVDEVIMRIIDAFMSFPGILFALMMITAFGSGTFNTILVIGIMNIPHFTRFARGETLKEKEKNYTLSAKTRGASDWWILCHYIFPNIRGKLIVSTALSLGVSILTEASLSYLGLGIQAPYPSWGSMLREAQIYFLTAPWYAIFPGLFITLTICSINLIGEYAREKYNSKG encoded by the coding sequence ATGAAAAAATTAGCAAAAATAGATAAAAAACTTTTATTCGGAATAAGTTTCTTTGGAGTTTTGGTGCTTGCCATTATTCTTACAAAGATATTTAGTCCCTACGGAGTAACTTCTATAGATGTAAATAATAAATTTGCTGAGCCAAGTTTTTCTCATCTTTTTGGGACGGATAAATTTGGTAGAGATATATTTACAAGAGTAATGGAGGGAGGACAAATCGCCCTTTTGGTAGGAATTTCTTCAATATGTATCGGACTTTCAGTGGGAAGTATCTTGGGAATGTATTCTGGTTACTCTGGTGGATATGTAGATGAAGTTATAATGAGAATTATAGATGCTTTTATGTCTTTTCCGGGAATCTTATTTGCTTTGATGATGATAACTGCTTTTGGATCAGGGACTTTTAATACAATCTTAGTAATTGGGATAATGAATATTCCTCACTTCACTCGTTTTGCAAGAGGGGAAACTTTGAAAGAAAAAGAAAAAAATTATACTCTTTCGGCAAAAACTAGAGGAGCATCAGATTGGTGGATATTATGTCACTATATTTTCCCAAATATAAGAGGAAAACTTATAGTTTCAACAGCTCTATCTCTTGGAGTATCAATTCTTACAGAAGCATCTTTAAGTTATCTAGGACTTGGTATTCAAGCTCCATATCCAAGTTGGGGTTCAATGCTTCGTGAAGCTCAAATATATTTTTTAACAGCTCCGTGGTATGCAATTTTTCCGGGACTTTTTATAACTCTTACTATATGTTCTATCAATTTGATAGGAGAATATGCTAGAGAAAAATATAATTCAAAAGGATAA